One genomic window of Aptenodytes patagonicus chromosome 19, bAptPat1.pri.cur, whole genome shotgun sequence includes the following:
- the SRM gene encoding spermidine synthase, with the protein MERGAAALIREGWFRETCRLWPGQAMSLQVEELLHHQRSRYQEILVFRSTTYGNVLVLDGVIQCTERDEFSYQEMIANLPLCSHPDPRKVLIIGGGDGGVLREVVKHPTVESVVQCEIDEDVIQVSKKYLPGMAVGYSSAKLTLHVGDGFEFMKQNQEAFDVIITDSSDPMGPAESLFKESYYQLMKTALREDGILCCQGECQWLHLDLIKEMRQFCKSLFPVVEYAYCTIPTYPSGQIGFMLCSKNPNTNFREPVQQLSQQQVEERSLKYYNSDIHRAAFVLPEFARKALSDV; encoded by the exons atggagcgcggcgcggcggcgctgATCCGCGAGGGCTGGTTCCGCGAGACGTGCCGGCTGTGGCCGGGGCAGGCCATGTCGCtgcaggtggaggagctgctgcacCACCAGCGCTCCCGCTACCAGGAGATACTCGTCTTCCGCAG CACCACCTACGGCAACGTCCTGGTCCTGGACGGGGTGATCCAGTGCACGGAGCGGGACGAGTTCTCCTACCAGGAAATGATCGCCAAcctgcccctctgcagccacCCCGACCCCCGCAAG GTGCTGATCATCGGTGGCGGCGATGGGGGAGTGCTGCGAGAGGTGGTGAAACACCCGACCGTGGAGTCTGTGGTGCAGTGCGAAATCGATGAG GATGTGATCCAGGTATCCAAGAAATACCTCCCAGGGATGGCAGTGGGGTATTCCAGCGCTAAGCTGACCTTGCATGTGGGAGATGGTTTTGAGTTCATGAAACAAAATCAAGAAGCCTTTGATGTGATTATCACGGACTCGTCTGACCCCATGG GTCCTGCAGAAAGCTTATTCAAAGAATCCTACTACCAGCTGATGAAGACAGCCCTGCGAGAAGATGGGATTCTTTGCTGCCAAG GTGAGTGCCAGTGGCTGCACCTGGATCTCATTAAGGAGATGCGTCAGTTCTGCAAGTCTCTGTTCCCTGTTGTGGAATACGCCTATTGCACCATCCCCACGTATCCCAGCGGGCAGATTGGCTTCATGCTCTGCAGCAAGAACCCG AACACAAATTTCCGGgagcctgtgcagcagctctcacAGCAACAAGTAGAGGAGAGGAGTCTGAAATACTACAACTCTGACATTCATCGGGCAGCTTTCGTTCTGCCAGAGTTTGCACGGAAG GCCCTGAGTGATGTGTGA